The region GAAATTCCCTATCGTATTAGTTGGTAGTGAATTTTGGGGAGGATTAATTGATTGGGTTAAATCAACTCTTCTAGATAAATATCACAATATCTCTCCTGAGGATATGGACTTAATCAAGATCGTAGATTCAGCTGATGAAGTAGTAGAAGTTATCGATGCTTTCTACAAGAAATACAACTTAAGACCAAACTTCTAAAAAATGTTTTAGATATAAATAGAGAAGACTGCTATAGCAATATAGTGGTCTTTTTTTGTACCCATTATTGACACTTATACGATTTTAGGCATCGGTACGGGTGTATTACTATACGCCCTACAACGTATGTTCACAATCTAGCTAAGGTACAGACGCAATATAGCCAACACGTCACCTGTCCTATTCACTAAAACTGTCCACAGGACACTTTCTTAACGTTTTGTTCTGCGACAACGCAAATATTGTGTCTACGTTGTGGAGTTACGAGTGCGATCCTTCCTTACGTCAGGATGACAAAGATAGTGGAAGGGGGATTAGGAATATGGACGTAGTTTGCGCGGCGTATAGTAATACGCCCATACCGTTGTAGATTATGATTGTAGATATAACATATCACAAAAAAAGCTGCTATAACTTACGTTACAGCAGCTTCTTTTTGATATCTAAACGAAGATTACTTCGCTAATAACTCTTCTATTTTTTTACTTAGATCCTCACCTCTTAAGTTCATCTCGATAATAGTTCCATTACCATCTACTAAGTAGTTAGCAGGAATACCTTCGATACCATAAGCAGCTACGATAGGATCTTCCCAAAACTTAAGGTTAGATACTTGAGCCCAAGTTAATTTATCTACCTCAATTGCTTTCTTCCAAGCAGCGTCATCTTTATCTAAAGAGTAACCGATAATATCAAACCCTTTAGCATGAAAAGCTTCGTATGCTTTTACTACATTAGGATTCTCTTGACGACATGGTCCACACCATGATGCCCATACATCTACAAGGACTAGTTTCTTCCCTTGTAAGAAAGCAGACAAAGTTAATTCTTTACCATCAGGAGTTAATCCTTTAAATTCTGGTAATTTACTTCCTACAGCTAATCCACTAGCTGCTCCTTCAGCAGGTTCACCCACTTCACCTAACACATGTCCTAAACGTTCCGCAACCTTTTTACCAATTTTAGAGTCTTTTAATTCCTTAGAATACTTATCAAAATCAGCTTTATATTCCTCAGGGCTTTTCTCTCCTGATGGGATCATTTGGTTTAATAAGAATAATCCGAAGGCTTTCCCTTCATTCTCTTTAGCATATTTCTCTAAGATACTCTTAGGTCCAACTAATAAAGCTTGGTATTCAGATTCTAATTTTTTAAACTCTTCTGAATCAGTTTTCCCAGTTTGAGCTAACATCATCATTTGCATTCCCTTTTCATCAGAAAACGCCATAATCTTCTCAGCGAAAGGATTAATCTCGTCTTGGAATTTCTGAAGTTTATCATTATTTTCAGTTCCACCTACAACTGTTTTTTCTGGTGTATTTTTATCTACAGTAATTGTAATAGTACCAGGTTCTGCAAGAAAAAATGCATTAAGATCCCCTGTTTCACCACCTTTAACGTGTAAGAATGCTTCATCTAATTCTGTAAACTTATGCTCGATAGATACCTTACCTCCTACTATAGTTCCCTTAGCTACTGCTACAGGTACATCTTGACCAATTTCCACAGACAGTATCTCTACTTCTGTATTGTCTGGAAAATTATTTGCTGTTAACTCAATAACATTTTTTTTCTGGCACGATGCAAACAATATCGTAGCTACTAGAAAAACTCCTAATTTCTTCATCTAAATAGTTTTTATTTTAATTGCTTAAAAATAGACATTATTTTAGATTACACATTAGTTTTCATTTGACTTTTTAAAATGATTAACTTTTTTATAGTTAAATA is a window of Myroides oncorhynchi DNA encoding:
- a CDS encoding TlpA disulfide reductase family protein is translated as MKKLGVFLVATILFASCQKKNVIELTANNFPDNTEVEILSVEIGQDVPVAVAKGTIVGGKVSIEHKFTELDEAFLHVKGGETGDLNAFFLAEPGTITITVDKNTPEKTVVGGTENNDKLQKFQDEINPFAEKIMAFSDEKGMQMMMLAQTGKTDSEEFKKLESEYQALLVGPKSILEKYAKENEGKAFGLFLLNQMIPSGEKSPEEYKADFDKYSKELKDSKIGKKVAERLGHVLGEVGEPAEGAASGLAVGSKLPEFKGLTPDGKELTLSAFLQGKKLVLVDVWASWCGPCRQENPNVVKAYEAFHAKGFDIIGYSLDKDDAAWKKAIEVDKLTWAQVSNLKFWEDPIVAAYGIEGIPANYLVDGNGTIIEMNLRGEDLSKKIEELLAK